A stretch of DNA from Montipora capricornis isolate CH-2021 chromosome 1, ASM3666992v2, whole genome shotgun sequence:
TACTAcattcgattttctttttctgttttctatcttGTAAGCAATTTATCTGTGAGATAATATATTGATTTATtgtctatctttttttttttgacaacttATTTTTTAACTCCATATTCCACAATACAACCCTACTTGACAATATACTGCACTGCACTACAACGCACTACACTACACATTAGCTAATttgagagcttaagcacgagacgtttttTTCTCTACATGGACGTTGGCCGGAagtaattttccaaaaaaaaaaaaaaaaatggtgtcacACTTCCCAAACATCAAGTCACAAACATCAAAGCTGGGTATTTGCTTTCCGTGGAAAGGTAAGTTAATTTGATgtggaataattaatttattcattcatttatctTGTATTCCTTTGTATATACTGGACAGTCAACTTTATATTTCCTGTCATTTACCAAAGAAATTTGCCTTAATCAGTTCTCCACATGATGAAAAGAGCGCTGCGAACGCCGTTACTCAAAGccttcaaaagaaaaagaaaagagtaaGTACTAGtcctttaaaaatatatatgcttTCCTTGAGAAGTACCTCTTTGTATGTGCTTGTGGTTTTTCTCTGGggtcttaaattttaatgcACTGGCAACATGTGGTAATGGTAAGGCAACGATTTCAAAAAGACCGTGCTAGAATTTGTAAAATTAAATGACCGTGAAGTTTACTTTCTTTTTCTGTAACCCTTCTTTGTTCAATAagtgtcattttcttttctttgcagaAATGTGGCAATGGCTCGGGCTGATCAGCGAACACTGGAAGATCATGAATGAGAGAAGTGAACCTTGCACTTAGcaggacaatttcagcaaatgcTGCTTTATAGAcaccctgaaaaattcaggtggctccaacgggattcgaacccatgacctctgcgatgccggtgcaatgctctaccaactgagctatgaagccacacagttgggagcaggtcaatttgttgggctcatttgttctgGTGAAGGACtttatgaatgaaatgaattgaatgtatatttgaactgcTGGTAAAAGACGAATGAGAGAATTGAATTGTCCAGcgaagtgcgaggatcacttcaaatatatattcatTTTATTCCCTGATAAATCATGTTTTTCAATAAATGCGAAGCGTAATAGACAGaagtacttttctttttttgccgaCAAGGACAGGAGGATTGGTGCCGTGCAAGAGGGATTATGGGTATGAGTGTCAGATATATGTAGTAGGCCGTTAAGATTTAAAAACCATTGTAGGACAGCAACAATTCAGCTCccaagttgaagtttgatttaaGTGTGTATTGTTAGTTTTCATGATTCGTTACCGTAACTCAGCCCACGTATTTAGTGACACCGCAGTTGGTGGGGCTATACGTTCCCTTTTTTCCATAAAGTGTTTTTGGGTTTTGGTATACAGCGGTGTCGCACAAGTTTACATAACTGCGAATTGGTTTTTCTCTGAAGACACATGTCTGAATTGTGAGGTATGGTGAGCAGTATTTAATTTGTCACTGTTCCTACAGTAAACAGGCGTATGAGGTCTTTGCTGACCTATATGCCCCTGTATCTACTCTGTTGTATGCGTCTCATTCATTTGGTAGTGAAGGCAAAATTTTAGTTATATTCAGGATCTATTCCGGATACCGGGAAACATCTCACATCCAATTCATAATGCGTGTAGTTAAATTGAAGGTTTCAAGCTGTGTTCTCTTACAACAAGAGTTTATCCTTTCATATCAATCCTGgattgtaactttttaaaagCATATGACATTTCTTTCTAAAGAAATCTTGATTCTGTCTTAAGAAAGAATCAAAACTGCTTCACAGCTAGCGAAATCACTAACGTGAAATGCTCAATGCAAGCAAGTCAAGTCACGGACGTCGGTCTCGGCCCAGTCTCTCTACGGCTACTTGGCAAACGTCTTGTGCATAAGCTCTCTACTGTATACTCTACGTATGACGCCCTCTTCTGTAAATAGCATTGCAATAACTAACCACAAGCAAGGGAGGATGACTATAGAGAACACATCTCCATGCCTCATCTATTTTTATCTTCGCGCCATGGTCGCACAGCCAATGACACCCAATCAGGTGTCTTCCTCCAAATAGCCGCGCATCTTGACCACGGGTTAAATtgagattgaaaaaaattatcattggaagaggccaATATATGGTGGAGATGCTCTGTCCCCTCATCCTCCCTTGCCACAAGACAAAATGAAGGAAAGAGAGGGTCTTGGGGCTTTGGCCGGGATacctaaatttcaaaaaaaaacttatttcaagATCAAAAGAAGTGCACGATTATTAAGCATAAGAGCGTATCTGGCATTGTAAAATGGCAGCTGTTGGATATTAAGTATGGCTTTCTTAGTTGTTTGCCACTCCGGGTTTGGGGCATCATACACAAACATCATTGCTTCTGCAATTCAGAACgtcattttgaattctcttgaCTTCCTGCATCAAATAACCAAACCAGCTTTTGTTGctgtgacaaaatgaaaaacagttttggCGAGCGGCAACCAACCCACCATTGGGAAATGAGAGAACTAACACTCAACATTTCTGGATTAAAGATCACAAGGTGCCGAGGAAGAACATGAAATGGAGGTCTTGAATGTTGAAGTGGACTCATGGGAAATAGCACGTCGCCAGATTACACTTGAGGAGGTCATTGGTTCAGGAGCATTTGGAACAGTTTGGCGAGCAACCTTGAGTCGTGAAAATGGAAAACCAGGCATACGTTTTGTTGCAGCAAAGTGCTTTTCTCGTAAGTACGATTCGGCTTTGTTAATTTATAGTTTCCATCGGATACCTTTCAGTTAAAGAGGTATCACAAGTGCTTTAATGAACTGCCTGTCACGTAGAATCTTACAAAGCCTCGTTCAACATGCACGATAAAAATGTGtcgtaacagaaagaaaaacaaatctcCATTACTATGTTTTATGAAAGGGTACAGCAAAAATCTTCAATTCTTAAACAAGTCTTTCATAATCTACCCACCTTTATCTTAACCTCGAAACAAATGCGGAGATTACCAAAATAGATCACCTTCTCCTAACAGGTTCCTAATCCTTCATTGCAAGTGTAAAAAgatattttgttcttttaacttttatttcaagcttccaTGGCGACGTCTTGCCTCAAATACAGCAGATTTTTACCCTCGCTGCACATTAAGGGATAAAGTTCCTCATAaaattcataaataaataatactttTAACCATTTATAGAGCCTATTTTCCATTGCTAGATTGTAGTTTAAAATACCATATAAGATGGTTAAATACCCCCAACTGGTTGACAGAGTAGAGATTTGAACCGATCAAGCATATTCGATTCTCCCTAAGCGTTGGAGCCCCAAACAATTGATTGACTGATGCGCTTTTTTGACAGCCAAAGGTCACAACTTCGATTCTCAGCGACTTAAAAGTCTGCATGTTTTAACACCTTCCTTTAACTTGTGTAGCTGTAGCTCTAATTATCTGTAAAATGGAGTAAGAAGCGCACcatcggcttccattgatatcAGCCTCCTATGCGAATGAACTACCGGCATTAAAAAGATGGACTTACTTTTATCACAATGCTTCATGACGTAAAGAAAATGAGACAAAGACAAGTCTGGGAAATTAAAACAACCGTGTTATTAATAGTTCAGTTGAGGAGgtagaaatacatgaaacacCTCAACAAGTCATGTGTCCAATCTTATTGTACCCTGGTGTCATTTATTGTAGCCACATCTGGAGATGAAGGAAAAGTCGCTCTGATGAGAGAAATCGGGTTGGGCAAACTTATTGGAGACAGCCCTCAGCCGAATATTGTTCAATTCATTGGCTGTGTCACCACCCAAAGTAAGGATCTTATTGCAACTGCTAAACTGTAGAAACAGCTGTGAGAAATTTGCAGCAATAATAAAAGACCGCTAGTGAAAACCTTATCAATCGATGATATTCAGGGCTAAATTTGTCTATTTAAGCAAATTGTTTGGGTAATTCTAGCCCATTTTTGCCGTGTTACACGAGTAACGAGATAATGGCCGTTTTCACCACATTTCCCAAGAACAAATTAAACCCTCTTAACGTCAAGTTCATTTTCAACAATTGCATTGCATAAGgtcaagaaacagaaaaacagTACAATTTTCAAATAGGTGAATCATCAAAGCAATGCCATGGAATAATGACAAAAGATATGAACTTTGTCTTTTAATCTGAAATGCAAACCCTTGAAGCTGATAGTTTTAGTAAAAATGCGAATGGTGGGCTATATAAAACGGTCACGTGCCTGATTTCACACTTGTAAAGAGAACCCACGTGGAGCTTCTTCATACAAAAAAGTTTTTGAGGCtttggtttatttatttatttttatttgcaattattattattaatttattcttttgtgcAAGAAACTGGCTCAGGCTGCAAAGACCACCAGGGAGAGATAAACAATTTAAAGGAATTGTacattttgcatgacaattgtatattttatctttaaaataTGTTACAAATTTTTGATCATCTCTTACTCACTATACTTTCGTCATATTAAAAATCCAgcccttagtatttttttttcatcatagaAAGTTCTTCACAAATATGTGGAAATTATGAGTAACGTTGatgaatgttttttttagttattatttAATTCATGTCTTTTTTTGGGTAACATGACCTTTAACTTGGGGAATGTGTAGATAGTCGCCCTTTTCTTCCTTCTCATCCCCTCTGCTCATCGAATGTGAGCCGCTAATATGCGATGCTGACAAAGGTGGTTGGCTAAACTGTGATCTTCCAACACAGAGCCACGCAAATACTGCTTTATTTGTTTACTTCTTAAAAGCGTCTAAACGTAATAATGATAGAGCCCATATCCACCTTTCCGAGAAGCTAATAGTTTGAATGCAGCATTATTGAAGTTGTCCAAACTCTGTGTAACCTTTACAGTACAGCCAATTTTGATCATGGAGTACTTACCCTGTGGGGATCTTCTGGGGTACCTGAGAAAAAGCCGTGGAATTTTCGACAAACATTATTGCGGAAAACTAGCAGTAGCGCCACTGAAGACCTATGACCTAATGTCATTTTCAAACCAGATTGCTACTGGAATGGTGTTCCTGGCATCCAGAGGGGTATGTGACACGAAACAAGCATGTCATACGATGTGATAATATTGTTGCTTATTGTAATCTTTCACAGATTAAGATTGTATCTACGAAATGCATCATGCGATACGCTTACTGCTTATAGTGTTTGACATTACGTAGACGAAAATGTGTGATCATTTTGTTATGATATTCTTATATCGAAAAGCAATGGATTGCTGTAGGTGACACGTACTAGCGCGCGCTTTAAACACTGGGTTTTCTACATTGGGATAACGCTGGAGAACCATGCACCGACCTATGCCTTGATATTACATAGTGTGATCTGCCCCCGCCGTGGTCGTCATGATAATTCAACAGTCATCTTTTTAAGTCAGTAATCGGGGAACATTGGCTACGTTATTTTCTAATCATAttagttaattaacaattattggattcggttttcccatgatagcgataattatcaaggccaaagtttgtgttatctgccgaagccgaaggctgaggcggataacacaaactgatgccttgataattatcgctatcatgcaaaaaccgaatccaataattgttttattatgcatattcctgagttGCATTTGTAAAGACAAgaggactgactcatccatttctttggatgagcgatAAATCAAAGAAAGCTTCTGCGGTTGGCAAAGTTTCTTTCCTCTTCTCTGCTGGTTACTGCTGTgtcaggtgacgtcacttctgcatgcataaaactattgtctctgtgtatgacgtcaattctacgtatataaaatctattgtcgaTAGGTATGACGTaggagaaacagagcaagcaagagttagctgcgtgcttatagccaatcaaaatggagcttgtgacaccaatgtataataatacttaCTAACTAACTTCCTCTGAGTCATTTAGAGTAAGCTTTAACTTTGGACCCGCTTGCAGCCCTCTTATTGATAGGGAAATGCAAATCGCACCTCTTCACTACAGGTGAGATTACAGAACATATTATCCTATACACGAGCATGACTAACGTTGATTATTTGCTTTTTGTAGATTATTCACCGTGATCTTGCAGCACGAAATGTACTCCTTGATCAAAACCGTGTGTGCAAGGTCACTGATTTTGGGTTATCTTACCAGAACTTTAAATATGGACATGGCAATGCCAAAAAGGTGGGTTACATTATTGATGGATTCCCTTTCACTTTGTTCGCTGTGTACCTCTTTGACGTTCTGTTTTAACACAAAATTACAATGCTGTTTTCTCCCTAGGGCTGTATGCCAATAAAGTGGACGGCACCTGAGATACTCTTTGGAGATCCTGCAAATCTGTCAAGCAAAAGTGATGTGTATGTGCTTTTGACGATTACATTTCCAGACTTTTGAAGTATTTAGTGCCTAAGACACAATTGTATCAGGTCAGGGAATGCAATAATGTTAGCGCCTAAGAGAAAAGCTATTCTTGTCAACCCCGTTTGGTTGGTTTAAGGTATATAAACATGAATAGTTAGTCGCATTGGTTTCTGCGTGCAAACTCGATTCGATTGATACTATATTTgagtaaaggaaagaaaaggaatgaactttatttacatGTCTAGTCCTTCTAAGGCTGGAGCACAGATTGGGGATGCTgtagactgaaatcaacaatcaaggcatatcaagtcaaatgttggtttttgaggagagccaGAGAAAACCGGAATgtctggagaaaaacctctctgtgaatagtagagaatcaacaaactcaacctacacaTGATGCCTGGATTATTAGTTTTTTGACAAGGAGATAACAAAGAGTTGTTGTTGATGGCGTTATTACGAATTATTTAAACATTAATAGAGGTGTCCTCCAGGGCACTGTATTAGGCCATATATTGCTTTCTATCATAGTCAGTGATATCAAGGTCATCGCACCGAATCAAAACTCGCTTGTAAAATTTGCTgatgatttaattatttatctATTGCTGAATGGACAACTGTCGCATCGCATCCAACTAAACTTCAAGAAAACGTGGAAGATACTTCTTATAAGCAAACCCACTAAGGCTTTACCAGTTCCTCTGACTTTTATAGATAGAAAACCCAGTCTGAATTTGCTTGTGTAACATTTTAGTCCGATCCGTGTTTACAGTAACTGGGATTTACATCTAGATAATATCCTATCGAAAGCTAGCAGTCGTCTGTATATCTTAAgtgtttgtaatttttatggaGTACCGTTggatcatcttcatcttcattagTCTTATTTCacctatattattattattattattattattattattattattattattattattattattattattattattattattattatgtagaaTTGAGCACAGGGTTTTTCCCTGGGGAGAAATATCCAGTCAAGTCTCATCCCGAGACCTCAGACTTCCAGCACTTTTCTGAGGATATGTGCCGATCCGAGGAGTGCCGACTTTTGCATCTTTCTTGTTCGGTCCTTAATTCCTAGTTGCTCCAAGTGGATAGCCAGCTTCTTTTACACTGAACCCAATGCACCTACTACCACTGGCACCACTTTTGTCTTTGATTTCCAGATCCTTTTAATCTCTCTTGCCAGGTCTTGGTACTTTTcatacttttcagtttcttttgccGTACGTTGCTATCTCCGGAAACAGCTATGTCCACAATGATTGtttcctttgccttctttttctgAATTACAATGTCTGGCCTCCTGTgatggatttcacggtctgttTGGATGGTAAAGTCCCACAACAGTTTTACTTCCTCATTCTCTTCTACGCTTTTGGGGGAATGCTCATACCATTTGTCACTGCACTCAACTCCATATTCCTTGCACAAACTCCCAATGTATGACCCGCCCAACAGCATCATGTCTCTTTTTATATTCTGTCTGCGCAAGCTTGGGGCATCTACACAAAATATGTTGCACAGTTTCATCGTGACTACCACACATTCTGCGATTGGATGATACATTTTGGTTTTCGATTTTGGCTTTTATGGCGTTTGTTCTTAGTGCCTGGTCTTGCGCGGCAAAAAAGAAGCCCTTCTGTCTCCTTCTTCAGTTCACCAGTTCTTATCCAATTCCAGGAAACACCAGATAGGtcctctttctctctctttgcCCATTCAGCTGCTTTCCAGACCAGTCCTCGATTCTTTTCCTCTTTATCCATTCCTTATACTCCTTTGGTGTTTCAATTTCATTGACATTCTTCCTCTCCCGTGCAGCTTTCAACAAACGTTCCTGGCTCTGGCTGATGTAGACATTgatatttctttcttcaatatttATGGCGTCTTCAACACTAATTAGTCCACGCCCTCCTTCTCTTCTTGGTAAGTACAGACGGCTTACGTTGGACCTGGGATGAAGAGCGCTAAAGGAGTCCTCTCCTGATTCCCTAAAGGGACAAAACGTTTCTTAAGAGTctagccttattattattattattattattattattattattattattattattattattattattatgccgagtctgggaatcaaatccgggccacattggtgggaggcgagtactctcaccattgcgccatccctgcaccatgCATCCCTGCAACCCAGTCCTAAATAAAACGTGTGTGTGCGTATGTTTGTGTTTCTGTCTTACAGGTGGTCCTATGGAGTCGTTCTCTATGAGATATTCACAATTGGTGGGTACCCATGAAGTTATTTTAAGGTAAAAGGTTTTAATTAAGAGGGATATCGCAGGGATGTATCAGTTCGATTGTTATATCCCGTGGCTAACCACAGTATTTTTGGTTGTGTGTTTGGGTTTGTTGGCCGGTTTTGGTTTGTTCTAAACCCTCCATACCTAAAATTGTTATTTCAGGTGAATTTATATGGAAATTCTCCCATCTActggattttcttgtttttttgtctttgtgtgtgtgtgtttgtttttttcttataatCACTTTGCTGTTTATCGAGTTTCTGCTTGATTCTCACGTTTATACTTGTTTACGTGATTAGTACTACGAATCCTCTGTAAACGCCTTCAGGCGCCATCTTCCATTAATTAAAGCCTAAATTTGTATCTCATTTCAACAAAAACCGTAAAAAAACACTTGACAATCAATAGGAGGCATACCATACCCTGGTTGGTCTGAGGGCAAGACAATGGAGGAGTTGAAAAGAGGATATCGCTTGCCGAAGCCTGCACACATCGCCAACAACCTGTGAGTTACCGtccacattttaaaaataagcAATTCGTCTTTGTAAACAcaagattatttatttatttatttattattattattattattattattattattattattttaatcataGTGCActcctagcctgcgaacgcagacgaaTTTCCGGCGGACGTTTCACTCACCCGAAAAGAAACGTCTGCGAGttcgagctgcaaaacgatttccgTGACGTAAGAATTATTCACCAATCACCGTTTAGCTCTAAAAAATCCAGAACTAACTCGCAGGATTCGTGCGCGGTATAACCACGTATTCTCGTGGagaaaaaatggcggacacacAGGAAGAAGCGTTCAACGACGCGTTCAACCAGGTTTGCAATGCTTTTGGAttgggtgaaatggttgtgcgcatgcgttatGTGTTAACCACACCGGACTGgtttcaccttgcttttttttggttatttatttcaaatttctggagAATTTATATCTTGTTTCAAAGTATTTTCGGCCTCGTATAACAGAAAGCAGAGCAAAAGCAGTGCTTTCTTTTCTTCAGGTCCTCCAATGTCTCCGCACCAAAATGCAAATTTAgttacgtttttctttttttttttcaaaaattattttcttcctttctatttacaattttatttgcattttttgtaaataaataaataaataataactcATTTGTTACAAGTTGGAAGATGCTTGCTATAGCAGTACGTGGGCATCTTTTAATTTCCACTTTTTTACTTTAAGGTTTAGTTATTATTCACAACGAATACAGTCGaatctcgattatccggacccttAGGTACTGACCCgaatagtccggataatcgaaaacatgaatattaatgaggcaGCACTGAATACGTTTGTAAACCGTAACATTAATTCGAGAATCATGCAAGAATGAACCAAACAAGTCATTTCTGCCTAAAATGTTCAAGTAAATCAGTTTGCTTCAAGTTTCTACAGCGTGTAGTTGTCGCTAATTCCATCATTCTTCGAAGCTGCGTAAGTTGAATAGCTTCCACATTGTTTTGTCTCTCCATGTCAAACACTTTTTAAAGTATTCAACAGCTTCAGTGTTTGTAACAGTTTGCTCATCTCGACTCTCATCCTCCTCGTCGTTCCTTTCATCTTCAACTGAAGACTCAAGCCATCCTGTCGAAGCTTTGAAGGTTTCGCCGTTCGCGTTCTCCTCATGTAATTGACTGTGAA
This window harbors:
- the LOC138038431 gene encoding tyrosine kinase receptor Cad96Ca-like, which translates into the protein MEVLNVEVDSWEIARRQITLEEVIGSGAFGTVWRATLSRENGKPGIRFVAAKCFSPTSGDEGKVALMREIGLGKLIGDSPQPNIVQFIGCVTTQIQPILIMEYLPCGDLLGYLRKSRGIFDKHYCGKLAVAPLKTYDLMSFSNQIATGMVFLASRGIIHRDLAARNVLLDQNRVCKVTDFGLSYQNFKYGHGNAKKGCMPIKWTAPEILFGDPANLSSKSDVWSYGVVLYEIFTIGGIPYPGWSEGKTMEELKRGYRLPKPAHIANNLYNLMEMCWQEIPVLRPDFVNISKRLRSFIEGEYLPLVDESKYDGAKYSGVEDVGAETEDDARAVRGATNAKASTRKWSSLKL